In Rissa tridactyla isolate bRisTri1 chromosome 5, bRisTri1.patW.cur.20221130, whole genome shotgun sequence, the sequence ATAtataacatacatatatatatatatatattactgttCATATCCAGCTATATTCAGGATCCCCCCTCCCTACCAAAAGAAGTCAAAATAAAGTAGGcttgtttctgttccttttgtgtATTGGTATTTGTAAAGAATAGATTGGCCTTAAAATTGTTACATCCTAGCTATTCCTGTGAGAAGCATCCAAGTAGCCATGGCAGAGAGGTGTGCCTAAAATTTCAAGGCTTTAGCGGGATGATAATGAGGACTTTTATGTTCTCAAGCTCAGGGTCTGGAGCATAAGGTAAAATTGTTGTGTCTCCGATGAAAGTTCATCGCACATAAATGTTTATTCAggcacacagcagcagcctttgaCACTTATagtaaaattaatatatttatggtGTAGTATAAATAGCAATAAATGAAGTATAAATATGTACCTGCTTAAAGCATGATTTTAGCTGTTTCGAttccctttttctgttgtttaaaCAGTTATTACTAGTCAGCTCTTAGTATTTCATAGTGCTATGCTGTGACGCTTTCTTACTGAGCCAAGATGATGCTAaccatttattttggaaaaaaaaaaagcaaaacgagtGTGTATCTCGCATCACTACTTTggtattttacagattttaatacaaaggatttagaaatatttagagccacctctcacacaggaaACATGCCCTTACATCTATCCAAAGCACAGCAACTACTGTGGGGTGCTTCCTTTTAGTGAAATACATGAGAGAATTGAGGCAACCATTTGTAAAGATGTTTAGTTAAatagttgctttttaaaatctttttttatacCTAGCAATGTACGAAGAAGATAAAGATTTGAATATGAAATAGctaaaaatccaaaagaaagtCTCCTTGTTGGGGGCATTGCTAACCATGAAGTTGCATGTAGCTGCTAGCCAGTCACATTTGGTGAAATTTGTAGGGCTTAATAAGACAACTGTGGAAAACTTGAATCTTGGGTGATAATTTATAATTTCTTAATGTATAATAATCAGGCTATAAATTGTTCTGTTACTTACAGTGTTATATGGAAATTTACTACTATTGCAGGTATACATCCTGGTGCTTTTTGTTAAATACTGTTATAAAATACACTGGTGTTTTGAATTTTTCTGTTAAGTGTTTGgaattttcttccaaaacagagGAGAAGATTCACAAAAAGTTAGAAGGCTCTTTGTCTCCCGAGACTGACTTATCTCCCACAGCAAAGGATCAAGTAGAAATGTacgcatttttttgttgttgttgttattattcttATCTGAgatgcttttctccttttgctcccatattttaaaacagtaaagtTAACTTAGTGAGGAATCTGGAGTTTTGTGgatatttagaaataattctttttcctgACATCTTCTTTTGTTCATCTTATGGATTTAAATATGAGCATTTGATACCGTGGGCTAGTATAATTTTTGTCAAAGTCCTCACTGCTTTCTTCTGACTATAAGCAGAACTCAACTTTCCTTAAGATCAAGTCAGCTAGACAAATAAAAAGCCTTTAAAACTGCATTAATTGACATATTAGACTTGTGGGGAGAGAATTCGTTTCCCGTCTCCAGAATTCTGTCTTCTGTTGCAGAAGTGGGAAACTGGAACTCTTTGTACTCTTTATAACCAAAGTATTCTACTAGTTACCAAGTACCTGAGTCTGGTGTTACGGAAGTACCCAGGAGTTTTATCGTTAACTTCTCTAGGAGATATGAATGCTTCTGTATCTCTTAGTAATAGCCATCGCTAGCAACAGTCTAGTGTAAGTGTGGCTAAATGGATGATACTTCAAGGAACTGATTGTGCTAATGTGCACTTAACGGacttaaaaagattttttaatagtttttcctTGAAATATGTGCAATTCAGTATAAATCTCTTTACTGTCAAACACATGCTActttaaaaattgcagaaaacCATATTTTAGTCTTGTCCCTCTTGGACAAAGCTGTTAGCATTGTAAACTACTGTAGAACTACACTTTTTTGCAATAACTAAGATGTTTTGTTAGAAGTGGGTGCTTGTTGACCGTCTTTGCAAAACCATGTTGATGTTGTTTGATTTCTGCGATTGCTACAGCTTTTTCTTAATAGCTGGACGATCAGACTACGTAGACCTTAACAGATTGTATCTCATTTCACCAAAGAGAAGTAAAATAACCTGAAATTCAGGACTTCCTCATTTATACTCTAAATCATACATGTTTGAGAAGACTGCAGTGAATTGCTACATTGTTTAATAAATCTGGAGTCAGGCCTTCACAGTTTTAACCATCCAGAATTTCGGTCTACAGCGAAGTTTAGTGCTCCCTAAAAATAGGATTGTTTTACTTGACGGTATGTTTTGAAACATAATTAATATAAGCACTTTTAAAGCTTATCTTAATCTTCCCTTTGTTATCAAATAAACAGTGCAATGAGTGGCGTGTGCATAAGTAGAACAAACTAGATTTTGTGGCAATTAGAATGGTAGTGTTTTGATGTGTTTTTAGTAATACTTCTAGTCTTAATGCCTGTCTGAAGTTCTACAATTTGAATGtcacctttttgttttgctttcaggtACTATGAagcatttcctcctctttctgaaaAGCCAGTTTGCCTGCAGGAAATTATGACTGTATGGAATAAATCCAAAGTATGCTCTTACTCTAGCTCCTCATCTTCATCCACTGTTCCACCAACTAGCACGGATACATCTTCTCCAAAGGACTGCAATAGTGAAGGTGAAGTAACTAAAGACAGAAGTAATAAAGTATCTGCCACTGTACAGGAAAGAACCcagcagaagaaaagtaaaaatgagaaagaaaacaagtttagTAACAACACTGTTGAAGAGAAGCCTGTTTTGTACAAAAAGCAAGTCCGACATAAGTCTGAGGGAAAGATGCGTCCTCGCTCCTGGTCGTCCGGATCCAGTGAGGCTGGCTCAAGTTCTAGTGGTAATCAATGTGAATACAAGGCATCAATGAAATGTATTAAAGTAAGACACAAAACAAGAGAGGTTCGAAATAAAAAGGGGCGTAATGGGCAAAGCAGGCTTTCAGTGAAATCTGGTGAAAAGGCTGATAGAAAAGTCCTCAGCGGAAGCAGTAGCAGCAGTAGCAGCGGGTCCATCAAACAGCTTTGCAAAAGAGGTAAAAGGCCATtaaaagaaattggaagaaaaGAAGCTGGCGGTAGCGATGGAAAAGATTTGTATTTGGACAgcagaaatgaaaaggaatatAAAGAAGAACCCTTGTGGTATACTGAGCCGATTACAGAGTACTTTGTTCCTCTTAGCAGAAAAAGCAAGCTGGAGACTACATACCGCAACAGAGAAGATATATGTGGCGTAACATCAGAGGCTGTAGAAGAGTTGTCTGAATCAGTGCATGGTCTTTGTATTAGCAACAATAATATTCATAAAACATACCTCGCAGCAGGTACTTTCATAGATGGTCACTTTGTAGAAATGCCTGCAGTTCTAAATGAGGATATTGACCTCGCTGGGACCTCAATATGTTCTCAACCAGAGGACGACAAATATTTAGATGATGTTCATCTGTCAGAACTAACGCACTTCTATGAAGTGGATATTGATCAATCCATGTTGGATCCTGGTGCCTCAGATACGATGCAAGGGGAGAGTCGGATTTTAAATATGATTCGacaaaagagcaaagaaaaaactgATTTTGAGGCAGAATGTTGCATAGTGTTAGATGGAATGGAGTTGCAAGGGGAAAGTGCAATATGGACAGATTCGACCAGCTCTGTTGGTGCTGAAGGGTGGTTCTTGCAAGACCTTAGTAATTTAGCTCAATTTTGGGAGTGCTGTTCATCTTCTAGCTCTGGTGATGCAGATGGGGAAAGTTTTGGAGGAGATTCTCCGATCAGATTCTCCCCCATCTTAGACAGCACAATGCTTAATTCACACATGCTTGCTGGCAATCAAGAGCTCTTTTCAGATATTAATGAAGGGTCTGGTATAAActcttgtttttcagtgtttgaagtGCAATGCAGTAACTCtgttttaccattttcttttgaaacactCAACTTGGGAAACGAAAATGCAGATTCTAGTAGCACTGCTAATATTCTTGGGAAAACACAGTCTAGATTGCTAATATGGACCAAAAATAGTGCCTTTGATGAAAATGAACACTGTTCCAATCTTTCAACAAGAACCTGTAGTCCATGGTCACACTCAGAAGAAACACGTTCAGACAATGAGACTTTAAATATTCCATATGAAGAATCCACGCAATTTAATGCAGAAGATATTAATTATGTAGTTCCTAGAGTGTCTTCGAATTATGTAGATGAAGAAATTCTAGATTTTTTGCCCGAAGAAACCTGCCAGCAACAAGCTAGGACTTTAGGAGAAATGTCCActttgattttcaaaaaaaaatctaagctagAATCTGTCTGTGGTATTCAGCtagaacaaaaagcagaaagtaaaGACTATGAAACTACACAAGGGTGTAGTGAAAGCAGTCCACGTGGAGAAGGCTACAGCTCAGGGGTTATTAAAGATATTTGGACAAATATGGCAGACAGAAATTCGGCAGCGATGGTAGAAATAGAAGGAATAGAAGATGAATTGTTTTCAACTGATGTAAATAACTATTGCTGCTGTTTGGATACAGAAGCAAAAGTTGAAACCCTCCAGGAGCCCAATAAGGCAGTGCAGAGATCAGAGTATCATCTTTGGGAAGGTCAAAAGGAGAATTTAGAAAAGAGATCCTTTGTCTCAAATGACTTATCAAAAGTGGATGGTGGTGACTATACTACACCATCAAAACCTTGGGATGTTAACCAGGATAAAGAAAACTCGTTTATACTTGGTGGGGTGTATGGGGAGCTCAAAACATTTAACAGTGATGGAGAATGGGCAGTGGTGCCACCAGGTCACTCAAAAGGGAGCTTATTACAATGTGCAGCTTCTGATGTAGTGACAATAGCTGGTACGGATGTTTTTATGACTCCAGGTAACAGCTTTGCCCCTGGTCATAGGCAATTATGGAGGCCATTTGTATCATTTGAACAGAATGAGCAATCAAAGAGTGGAGATAACGGATTAAATAAgggtttttcttttatcttccatGAAGACTTACTAGGAGCTTGTGGTAACTTTCAAGTTGAAGAACCAGGGCTTGAATACTCATTCTCTTCCTTTGATCTGAACAATCCATTTTCACAAGTTCTTCATGTAGAGTGTTCGTTTGAGCCAGAAGGAATTGCATCTTTCAGCCCTAGTTTTAAACCTAAGTCAATTCTGTGCTCTGATTCAGACAGTGAGGTTTTACACCCCAGGATATGTGGTGTTGATCGAACGCAGTACAGGGCTATACGGATTTCTCCAAGGACTCACTTTCGCCCGATTTCTGCATCTGAACTTTCTCCAGGTGGTGGAAGTGAGTCGGAATTTGAGTCAGAAAAAGATGAGGGAAGTATTGCTGTCCCTTCTCAAGTAGATGTATTTGAGGATCCACAAGCAGATCTCAAACCTCtggaagaagatgcagaaaaagaagGGCATTATTATGGAAAATCAGAGCTTGAATCTGGAAAATTTCTTCCCAGATTAAAAAAGTCTGGAATGGAGAAGAGTGCACAAACATCATTGGATTCCCAAGAAGAGTCGGCTGGGATGTTGCCAGTAGGAAACCAAGATCCCTGTTTAGAATGCAGTATGAAAGAATCTCTAGATGGGAGGGCAATGGAGAGCTCTAAAGTAAACTGCAGAATAGTGGAGCCACGTGAGGAAACTAGCAGGTTTTGCAGTTGTAAAGCAGGGTGCCATTTCCCCACGTACGAGGATAATCCTGTTTCTTCAGGAGAGCTCGAAGAGGTATGTGGATATATAACGTTACAGAATTTGCAGCAGGCAGCTGATAACCAGCAATTTGTCATGTGACAGTTCAAGTTAAATGTTTGAAATTGTATAgttcttttgaaaaatacagttttgtagaAACACtggaggttccatctgaacataaggaaaaacttttttactgtaagggtgacctggcactggcacaggttgcccaggaaggttgtagagtctccatccttggagatattcaaaagacatctagacatggtcctgggcaacctgcagTAGGTGGCCCAGCTCGAGCAGGGGGAGTTGGATATCATGACCTCCAGAGTTCCTTTTGaacctcaatcattctgtgattctgtgaaaaattaaCCATCTTCAGGCATTACAGTGTCATCTTGCATACCTTTAGAAATATATGCATGTGAAGACTCATGTGACTTTAAAATCTGTTTACCTTAGGTTTTTAGCTTATCTGATTTACATATAATATGTTAAAATGTGCATAAAGTTTGAGTAATGAgatattactgatttttattcaAACCTATTTTAAAGAGGATGATCTGAAGTCAGTCTTCGCAATATGAATTATGGTTACTTCCAAGTAGAAGAATTTGGAGTTGAATTACTGGATGTAAATTTCAGGAAAGAAGGGTTTGTAGAAAGGCTTAATTTTCTGGAAATTAAAATGTTCTCTTGTCAGCGTagacacaaaaagaaataaaacatggatGCAAAATATCCATCACTACCACAGTACTGTAAGGAAGGCTAACTGTAACTACAGGTTACaagagcaaaagagcaaaaatcccTTCCAGCCAAAAATATTCAAGTTGTTCTTGCTGTGAGCTCCCTCTGCTCTTGAGAAGAAATATTTGGCCAGCAAAATGAAGATCCTTAAATGTGTCCAGAGGatggcaacaaagctggtgacagggctggacctgtgaggagtggctgaggactttgggtttgtctagtttggagaaaaggaggctgaggggttgACCTCATTGATCTCctcagcttcctgaggagggggaATAAGAGggaggtgctggtctcttctccctgggatccagtgagaggaggcatgggaatggttcaaagctgcaccaggggagcttTAGACTTGATATTTGGAAGGATTTCTTTGCTGAGAGGTgcatcaaacactggaacaggcttcctagagaggtggtggatgccccaagcctgtcagtgtttaagaggcatttggacaatgcccaataacatgctttagcttttgctgagccctgaagtggtcaggtagttggactagatggttgttgtagctcccttccaactgaaacagtctaGTCTATTCTAGTCTAAAATAATTTAGTCGTGTGGCCAGCCCAGAGGTGTTGTCTGGGTAGTTGTAAGTTGCATcttagattttcttttcctcttcagccCCTTACACATACTCGGCAGTTGTTGTATCTACAttaggagggatttttttttttcattttcagctgaagAGTTGCACCCAGCTTGTGCTGTGCGATTGCAGACTCCTCAATTATAAGTTTGAAACACTAATTCATGTATGGGAAGGCTAGCCTTTTTCTTGCTAAAACTGAAGCTAACCTTTTTATTGAACAAAATTAGAGTTcctattttccttcttccccatttGTTTCTCCTCTCATCCTCCTTTAAATTAATTGCTATTGCAGTTTCTTTTCCCAATGTCAATAAGTTGATGTCTGCTGTTTGCACATGAGAATCAAATTTATGACTTTTCCAGGCTTAGCTGTTAAATTAACAGCGATGAAGTGGCTCCAAAAATCTTTTCTGGAGTCTAGGAAGTTTCTGGGTGTGTGCCAGTCCTTGCAAAAAGTgtcaccaaaaaataaataaagttagaCTTTAAGTCCCAACAGATTCCGGAATTACCTTTTTCCAGGAGTAAGCAAAATCTGACTTCATCATGCAGTAGGACATAATGAATAAACAAATGGTATAATACGGTTATTTGTGACGGCAAGAGTCTAaagttccttccagccctttccgGATTTCCTTTCTGGATGCTTAGTGCTCCATGAGGATGCTTACGCTCATCTTTACTTCAATCACTTACCCATTCAAGAAAGTGTCTAGTCTAAGATAAGTGTACAGTGGTTCCATAGTTTATGGTAGCTATGAGGCTTGAAAAAAACTTTGGTACTGAATAGGGCTCAGAAAGCTCTGGTATTGGATTTTCTTTAAGTTCCTTCGTGCAAGAGGAAAACTAACTACTTCCCTTGCTCAGGTCACTTTATAGCTTTTCAGTGCACTTTCAGGCATTTTCATAGCTTCAAAATTATAAACCAGTGAGAAGTACAAAGGGCCAACAACAGTCTCAGCAGCCTGGACTCCAGTTTGGTTTGCAATTCCTGGGGGCCTTGAGGAGCCTGATTACAACCTAAACTCAGAAAGACTGGATTAACTAGTCCTAGCAGCTAGCTAGTATCTAGCAGCTCTCAAGAGGATGTGTGCAGACTGGGCTTTTCTATGAGCTGTTAGTGTGCATCTCAAGATAACAGGCTTTTTGACTTTACATTTATCTAGATTTATTATTGTGGTTAAGTGTATCTGTAAAAGAGCAAAGTTTTTTAAGCATTAAACCAATTTTAATATGTTGGTTAGAAGTAAACCTTAATCAGTAAAGATGATGACTGTCTCATGCGTGGGAAGGGGTGCAAAAGTCATGCAAGTATGTCTTTTGGTGCACAAACTTTTTTAAGAGTGATACCGTTTATTTTCATGAGTGTTAAAcaaaatcaatataaaatacctAGAACTAGAATGGTTTAGGAGAAGCATTCTTCCTGGACACCCCACACATGCACGGGAAAAAGAGTTTTAACTTGAGCAGAGGCTATGGAATTGACTGATTAGTATAGATCAAtatttgtaaagatttttttaaaaatcaaacttctgtgcttctgtttaTTGACTTATGATAACAATTAAAGTTTTGTTTAACTCACTGTTATTTAACATAAAGTTTGAGTTGTGTTCTGAGGTACCTCCAATATTTTTGCATAAATAATGGATGTGAAAATACTAGTGTAGACCACAGTGTAGTAGAAAACATTCTGGTTTGCATCATATAAACTTGAATTACACACATGCTGTGCAAACGCGTGTCTTTGAATACCTCCTATTTATTTAACTGAATCTGGTTCAGTTTCCTCCCTCTTAGAGCACTTCTTTTAGAACTATaggatgttttgcagcaggaatTTGCTGATAGCTCCTGCAGAAATTGTTGTGAAAGTGAATGATAATTATATACCTAGCtttaagattaaataaaaaaagcaaaacacacaaaaccccacccccaaacaaaaaaaaaacccactctcccaaacaacagaaaatatcCCATAAAAAATACCCCGTGAAATACAGTCCTTTTTATTCCGAGTAAATGCTCTTAGCACTTAGCTGTGGAGTCATGGGTAGGTACATGATCTGGTCCAGTTAATGGTCTCTGAATATAACAACGCTGAATCTCTTATGAACAAATTTGATGTGGGCTCTGATCTAGTAGGTGTGCCCTAAGAATGCTTATACTATTGAGTCCTTGACAAAGATAAAGTTTGGCAAAACAATTGCACTCTCAAAATAACAGTCAGTGGCTTACTAGAGGACATGGAATGTGACTAATTTTTCTGGTCTGGGGtgtaaaatacatgtttatgaaAATCCCTGATGATATCAAACTGGAAAAGTCTGCAGTTACACTGGAAGACAGGATTAGAATCAAAAGGTTGTTAAATTGGAGAAAcgatctgaaaaataaaatgcagtgacAAATGCaaacttctaaagaaaataataatcctCTTAAACACAGTGTGAGGAGCGACAGGCGAGGAAATGATGCGAAACAGAAAAGCACCTTCAAGTAGATCATAAACTGAGCATAAATCAGCAATGGCACACTGCAAAAGACAGCGACCTTGTGATATATAAATAGGAAAGGTCTTCTGTAAGAGGGGAAGCAGTTGCTCAACTGGAGCTGGAAAGCCTTTTGCTGGAGTACCGGGCTCAGCTCCCATTACCTTGTATCAAGAAAGATGTCCTGAAGGGAGAGCAACACAAAGATCACTACTTTTGAAAACAGagtgaaggaactggggttgctctgtctcaaaaaaacccaaaacaaacaaacaaaaaaccccaaacaaaccaacaacaaccccCAGAAAACGAAAGAACAACCAGAGAAACTTGAAGAACCACCCAGCAGTTTTGCAGAAGCCATGTTCATAGTTACAGGAGGTAAGGGAGAAGCTGTGCTTGTCCTGTAGGCTCTGGTAAATACAAAGAAAGTTGATGTGATGACCTTAAATCATAGCAAGGGAAATTGAAGAAAAAGAACTCTAAACAGAAAATGAGCTTAGTAAAGCTCAATATTAAATTTATAATTGAGTAAGGTTCAATTATTTTTAGGGAAGCAGTGGAAAATCTGTCTTGAAGAGATTTAGAGTGTAGGAGTAGTGCATTGTAGTTGATTCTGGCTTTGTGCTAGAAtagggactagatgatctcataGGGTCCCTTACAAATACTTTCAGTGAAATTTGAGAATTAGGTGACTGGCAAATAGGTTTTAAGaacataaatcatagaatcataaaatagtttgggttggaagggacctttaaaggtcatctagtccaacctcacctgcaatgagcagggactccttcaactaggtcaggttgctcagagccccatccagcctgaccttgaatgtttctagggatggggcatctaccgcctctctggatgacctgttccagtgtttcaccaccctcattgtaaaaaatgtcttctttatagctagtctaaatctatcctcctttagtttaaaaccattaccccttgtcctgtcataaTAGGCcatgctaaaaagtctgtccctgtctttcctgtaggccccttttaagtactggaaggccgctataaggtctccttggagccttttcttctccaggctgaacaaccccaactttctcagcctgtcctcataggagaggtgctccagccctctggtcatcttcgtggctctcctctggacccactccaacaggtccatgtc encodes:
- the KIAA0232 gene encoding uncharacterized protein KIAA0232 homolog isoform X3, which codes for MKKQAAVQCLRSASDESSGIETLVEELCSRLKDLQSKQEEKIHKKLEGSLSPETDLSPTAKDQVEMYYEAFPPLSEKPVCLQEIMTVWNKSKVCSYSSSSSSSTVPPTSTDTSSPKDCNSEGEVTKDRSNKVSATVQERTQQKKSKNEKENKFSNNTVEEKPVLYKKQVRHKSEGKMRPRSWSSGSSEAGSSSSGNQCEYKASMKCIKVRHKTREVRNKKGRNGQSRLSVKSGEKADRKVLSGSSSSSSSGSIKQLCKRGKRPLKEIGRKEAGGSDGKDLYLDSRNEKEYKEEPLWYTEPITEYFVPLSRKSKLETTYRNREDICGVTSEAVEELSESVHGLCISNNNIHKTYLAAGTFIDGHFVEMPAVLNEDIDLAGTSICSQPEDDKYLDDVHLSELTHFYEVDIDQSMLDPGASDTMQGESRILNMIRQKSKEKTDFEAECCIVLDGMELQGESAIWTDSTSSVGAEGWFLQDLSNLAQFWECCSSSSSGDADGESFGGDSPIRFSPILDSTMLNSHMLAGNQELFSDINEGSGINSCFSVFEVQCSNSVLPFSFETLNLGNENADSSSTANILGKTQSRLLIWTKNSAFDENEHCSNLSTRTCSPWSHSEETRSDNETLNIPYEESTQFNAEDINYVVPRVSSNYVDEEILDFLPEETCQQQARTLGEMSTLIFKKKSKLESVCGIQLEQKAESKDYETTQGCSESSPRGEGYSSGVIKDIWTNMADRNSAAMVEIEGIEDELFSTDVNNYCCCLDTEAKVETLQEPNKAVQRSEYHLWEGQKENLEKRSFVSNDLSKVDGGDYTTPSKPWDVNQDKENSFILGGVYGELKTFNSDGEWAVVPPGHSKGSLLQCAASDVVTIAGTDVFMTPGNSFAPGHRQLWRPFVSFEQNEQSKSGDNGLNKGFSFIFHEDLLGACGNFQVEEPGLEYSFSSFDLNNPFSQVLHVECSFEPEGIASFSPSFKPKSILCSDSDSEVLHPRICGVDRTQYRAIRISPRTHFRPISASELSPGGGSESEFESEKDEGSIAVPSQVDVFEDPQADLKPLEEDAEKEGHYYGKSELESGKFLPRLKKSGMEKSAQTSLDSQEESAGMLPVGNQDPCLECSMKESLDGRAMESSKVNCRIVEPREETSRFCSCKAGCHFPTYEDNPVSSGELEERMSGSQEKQCWWEKALYSPLFPASQCEECYTNAKGENGVGEFADVKEISNDDEHLLDFNMVSSVYEARCADDINAEAKPNGFRKKIYSSDSSSSEDTASEGGSEWADPCEEELFSRTQL
- the KIAA0232 gene encoding uncharacterized protein KIAA0232 homolog isoform X5, translating into MYYEAFPPLSEKPVCLQEIMTVWNKSKVCSYSSSSSSSTVPPTSTDTSSPKDCNSEGEVTKDRSNKVSATVQERTQQKKSKNEKENKFSNNTVEEKPVLYKKQVRHKSEGKMRPRSWSSGSSEAGSSSSGNQCEYKASMKCIKVRHKTREVRNKKGRNGQSRLSVKSGEKADRKVLSGSSSSSSSGSIKQLCKRGKRPLKEIGRKEAGGSDGKDLYLDSRNEKEYKEEPLWYTEPITEYFVPLSRKSKLETTYRNREDICGVTSEAVEELSESVHGLCISNNNIHKTYLAAGTFIDGHFVEMPAVLNEDIDLAGTSICSQPEDDKYLDDVHLSELTHFYEVDIDQSMLDPGASDTMQGESRILNMIRQKSKEKTDFEAECCIVLDGMELQGESAIWTDSTSSVGAEGWFLQDLSNLAQFWECCSSSSSGDADGESFGGDSPIRFSPILDSTMLNSHMLAGNQELFSDINEGSGINSCFSVFEVQCSNSVLPFSFETLNLGNENADSSSTANILGKTQSRLLIWTKNSAFDENEHCSNLSTRTCSPWSHSEETRSDNETLNIPYEESTQFNAEDINYVVPRVSSNYVDEEILDFLPEETCQQQARTLGEMSTLIFKKKSKLESVCGIQLEQKAESKDYETTQGCSESSPRGEGYSSGVIKDIWTNMADRNSAAMVEIEGIEDELFSTDVNNYCCCLDTEAKVETLQEPNKAVQRSEYHLWEGQKENLEKRSFVSNDLSKVDGGDYTTPSKPWDVNQDKENSFILGGVYGELKTFNSDGEWAVVPPGHSKGSLLQCAASDVVTIAGTDVFMTPGNSFAPGHRQLWRPFVSFEQNEQSKSGDNGLNKGFSFIFHEDLLGACGNFQVEEPGLEYSFSSFDLNNPFSQVLHVECSFEPEGIASFSPSFKPKSILCSDSDSEVLHPRICGVDRTQYRAIRISPRTHFRPISASELSPGGGSESEFESEKDEGSIAVPSQVDVFEDPQADLKPLEEDAEKEGHYYGKSELESGKFLPRLKKSGMEKSAQTSLDSQEESAGMLPVGNQDPCLECSMKESLDGRAMESSKVNCRIVEPREETSRFCSCKAGCHFPTYEDNPVSSGELEERMSGSQEKQCWWEKALYSPLFPASQCEECYTNAKGENGVGEFADVKEISNDDEHLLDFNMVSSVYEARCADDINAEAKPNGFRKKIYSSDSSSSEDTASEGGSEWADPCEEELFSRTQL